In Scatophagus argus isolate fScaArg1 chromosome 7, fScaArg1.pri, whole genome shotgun sequence, a genomic segment contains:
- the unc45a gene encoding protein unc-45 homolog A — protein MSESDKEKDPAALKEEGNNLFKAGDMQGAVCCYTKALKLSNKEAEIAVLYRNRSACYLKLEEYNKAEADASKALDNDPGDVKARFRRAQAFLKLGRLDQAFLDAQKCAQLEPKNKAFQDLLRQLGAQIQQKSMQLNSTDARVQQMFSLLLDASAKDADRQKAAQNLVVLSREDAGAEQIFRNDGVKLIQKLLQSKQEDVVLSALRTLVGLCTGHQSRTMAIVNELGMEQLCAVMGSGASTVSLAACHLLQVMFEALTEGMKREIRGKDEAILPEPSKELRSMISHLLEMIPASNVLGPGRDSAINLLVKQVPRKSLKNPDNSLTLWLIDQGLKKILEVAGTVPELSEGPPLTDNSHMSCSVLLSKLYDDLKSDKERENFNKLCEEYVQTHFSRSGLDAKLRAIQTVSVLLQGPSDVGNRTLEMSGMIDAVISLCASEDVTHQQVAVEALIHAAGKAKRASFITANGVTLLKDLYKRSENDRIRVRALVGLCKLGSAGGTDFSMKQFAEGSTLKLAKQCRKWLCNESLPPTSRRWSVEGLAYLTFDADVKEDLVEDKNALLAMCALAKSEDKTVLFAVGSTLVNCTNSYDVEKPDPQMVELAKYAKQHVPEEHPKDAPSYVEKRLKKLLEAGVVSALVCMVKQESPALTEACRECIARVFLALVEQQEDRGTVVAQGGGKALIPLASDNTDVGKIKAAQALAKIAITSNPEIAFPGERIYEVVRPLVSLLSLECTLLQNFEALMALTNLAGISERLRQKIIKEKAVPKIEGYMFEEHDLVRASATECMCNLVLSTEVQKLFVATGNDRLKLLVLYSGEEDERLRKAAAGTLAMLTAEQPEICARIPGTTTHWLEIVQALLLSEMSDLRHRGVVIVQNMMQAEKSLAEMMMESEALEILSVLAKGGESIQEAVSRIAQNCLDKAVEYGIIKTREGKENAAGTEP, from the exons ATGAGCGAGAGTGACAAGGAAAAG GACCCTGCAGCCCTGAAGGAAGAGGGAAACAATCTTTTCAAGGCAGGAGACATGCAGGGCGCTGTATGCTGTTACACCAAAGCATTAAAGCTTAGTAACAAAGAAGCGGAGATTGCTGTTTTGTACCGCAACCGCTCTGCCTGTTACCTGAAACTGGAGGAGTACAACAAGGCAGAAGCTGATGCCTCCAAAG CACTCGATAATGACCCAGGTGATGTGAAAGCCAGGTTCCGGAGAGCTCAGGCTTTCCTGAAACTCGGTCGGCTTGACCAGGCCTTTCTGGATGCTCAGAAGTGTGCCCAGCTGGAGCCCAAAAACAAAGCCTTCCAGGATCTGCTCAGACAGCTGGGAGCACAAATCCAGCAGAAG TCGATGCAACTAAACTCCACAGATGCTCGTGTGCAGCAAATGTTCTCCCTCCTCTTGGATGCATCCGCAAAAGATGCAGATCGACAAAAG GCTGCTCAGAATCTGGTGGTATTATCTCGTGAAGATGCAGGCGCTGAGCAGATCTTCCGGAACGATGGAGTGAAGCTGATCCAGAAACTTCTTCAGTCAAAGCAGGAGGATGTTGTTCTTTCTGCCCTGAGGACCCTGGTTGGTTTGTGCACGGGCCATCAGTCCAGA ACTATGGCTATAGTGAACGAGCTGGGAATGGAGCAGCTGTGTGCAGTAATGGGATCAGGAGCCTCCACTGTGTCTTTGGCTGCCTGCCACCTGCTGCAGGTGATGTTTGAGGCTCTGACGGAGGGCATGAAAAGAGAGATCAGAGGGAAAGATGAAGCCATACTTCCTG AACCTTCCAAGGAGCTACGTTCAATGATAAGCCACCTCTTGGAAATGATACCAGCATCTAATGTGTTGGGACCAGGCAGAGACAGCGCCATCAACCTCCTGGTCAAACAAGTTCCCCGAAAGTCTTTGAAAAATCCAGATAACTCCCTCACATTGTGGTTGATAGACCAGG GACTAAAGAAAATCCTGGAGGTAGCCGGGACAGTCCCTGAACTCTCAGAGGGACCACCCCTAACAGACAATTCCCACATGAGCTGCTCTGTCTTGCTTAGCAAACTCTACGATGACCtgaaaagtgacaaagaaaGGGAGAACTTTAATAAACTGTGTGAAGAATATGTACA GACACACTTTAGTCGATCTGGCTTAGATGCCAAGCTGCGAGCAATCCAGACGGTATCGGTGCTCCTTCAAGGACCCAGTGACGTTGGTAACAGAACTCTGGAGATGTCAGGGATGATTGATGCAGTGATCTCACTGTGTGCCTCCGAAGATGTAACTCATCAGCAGGTAGCCGTGGAGGCTCTAATCCATGCTGCAGGCAAAGCCAAGAGGGCCTCCTTCATCACAGCCAATGGCGTGACACTTCTGAAGGACCTCTACAAGAGGAGCGAGAATGACAGAATACGTGTGAGAGCCTTGGTG GGTTTGTGCAAACTTGGATCAGCAGGAGGGACAGATTTCAGCATGAAGCAGTTTGCAGAGGGATCCACGCTGAAGCTGGCCAAACAGTGCAGGAA GTGGCTGTGTAATGAGTCTCTGCCTCCAACATCCCGCCGGTGGTCTGTGGAAGGACTCGCCTACCTGACCTTTGATGCTGATGTGAAGGAGGACTTAGTGGAAGACAAGAATGCTCTCCTGGCCATGTGCGCACTAGCAAAG tCTGAGGATAAGACAGTGCTCTTTGCCGTGGGCTCCACATTAGTGAATTGCACCAACAGCTACGATGTGGAGAAGCCAGATCCTCAGATGGTCGAGCTGGCCAAGTATGCCAAGCAACACGTGCCCGAGGAGCACCCGAAG GATGCACCTTCCTATGTGGAGAAAAGACTGAAGAAGCTGCTGGAGGCTGGTGTGGTGTCTGCACTGGTGTGTATGGTCAAACAGGAGAGTCCTGCCCTCACAGAGGCTTGTAGGGAGTGTATTGCCAG GGTCTTTTTGGCTTTGGTGGAACAACAGGAAGACCGAGGCACAGTGGTGGCACAGGGTGGAGGAAAG GCTTTGATCCCACTGGCATCTGACAACACAGATGTGGGtaaaatcaaagcagcacaaGCGCTGGCAAAAATAGCCATCACATCTAACCCAGAGATTGCTTTTCCAGGAGAAAGG ATCTATGAGGTGGTGCGCCCCCTTGTCAGTCTTCTGAGTCTAGAATGTACTCTGCTGCAGAACTTCGAGGCACTCATGGCTCTCACCAACTTAGCTGGCATCAGTGAGAGACTCAG GCAAAAGATCATAAAGGAGAAGGCAGTCCCGAAAATTGAGGGCTACATGTTTGAGGAGCACGACCTGGTGCGAGCTTCAGCCACAGAATGCATGTGTAATTTGGTTTTAAGCACAGAG GTGCAGAAGCTGTTTGTGGCCACTGGAAACGATCGGCTGAAGCTGCTTGTGCTCTacagtggagaggaggacgAGAGGCTGCGGAAAGCTGCGGCAGGAACTTTGGCTATGCTGACCGCTGAGCAACCTGAGATCTGCGCCCGCATCCCTGGGACA ACGACACACTGGTTGGAGATAGTGCAGGCACTGTTGCTCAGTGAAATGTCCGACCTACGACATCGGGGAGTGGTCATAGTTCAGAACATGATGCAGGCAGAGAAGAGTCTGGCTGAGATGATGATGGAGAGTGAAGCTCTGGAGATTCTGTCTGTCTTGGCGAAGGGAGGAGAGAGCATACAGGAAGCTGTCTCTAGGATAGCTCAGAACTGTCTGGACAAGGCAGTGGAGTATGGCATCATCAAGACcagggaagggaaggaaaacGCCGCAGGGACtgaaccctga
- the man2a2 gene encoding alpha-mannosidase 2x isoform X1, translated as MKLRKQVTVCGGAIFCVAVFSLYLMLDRVQHDPARRQNGGNFPRSQISVLQNRIEQLEQLLEENHQIISHIKDSVMELTDTGAVSPSGHLPFRSANGSWVLPFDGRPTFLAVKPQDCQFAAGSRGQADVQMLDVYSLLKFDNPDGGVWKQGFDITYDPEEWDNEPLQVFVVPHSHNDPGWVKTFDKYFTDQTQHILNNMVVKLAEDPRRKFIWSEISFFSKWWETADIHKQEAMRKLILGGQLEIVTGGWVMTDEANVHYFAMIDQLIEGHQWLERNLGVTPRSGWAVDPFGHSATMPYLLKKANLTSMLVQRIHYSVKKHFASTRNLEFMWRQAWDTGSSTDIFCHMMPFYSYDVPHTCGPDPKICCQFDFKRLPGGRINCPWKVPPKTVVEANVAERANLLLDQYRKKSKLYRSKVLLVPLGDDFRYDKALEWDQQYINYQKLFDYMNSHPEMHVQAQFGTLTDYFNAVYKAHGVSQGSRPADYPILSGDFFAYADREDHYWTGYFTSRPFYKSLDRVIESHLRGAEILYSLAVANARHAGMEGRYPVSDYALLVDARRSVGLFQHHDAITGTAKENVVIDYGTKLLRSLIGLKRVIINAAHFLVMKNKEFYRFYQTEPFLETDDRRATQDSLPQRTLIELDPAGPRYLVLFNPIEQERLCVVTVLVNTVKVRVLTEDGQTLPVQLSAQWSSASQMSAEVFEATFMVRLPPLGLAVFHLYESPDSPMTLRSDTLLRLSGRGVTARAADPLPVRSQQSDPQTFYISSQSLTLGFSGTTGLLESIKYKDDPQEVKVQMQFMVYGTRPSKDKSGAYLFLPDGKAKPYNQKEPPVVRVVEGPLFSEVVAHYQHFQQAIRIHNVPGVDGLSIDITTMVDIRDQTNKELAMRLVTDIQSGDVFYTDLNGFQMQPRRHYLKLPLQANFYPMPSQAYIQDSHHRLTLHTAQSLGVSSLESGQLEVIMDRRLMQDDNRGLGQGLKDNKKTSNRFRLLLERRSMGNKMMDSATNSFPSILSHMTNAFLNRDVLALPVLPKRRGIPPLQTFAPLKSILPCDFHLLNLRSIQSQQDPHSPSPYTALILHRLALDCSLEAQNLGFNCTTTQGQLSVSGLFKNLDLQLLQPTSLTLMHSSTPLANDSTISLDPMEISAFKLKLH; from the exons ATGAAGCTGAGGAAACAGGTGACGGTGTGTGGAGGGGCCATATTCTGTGTGGCTGTATTCTCGCTGTATCTGATGTTGGATCGAGTCCAACATGACCCTGCAAGGCGACAGAATGGCGGGAACTTTCCACGG AGCCAAATCTCAGTTCTGCAGAACCGGATagagcagctggagcagctccTGGAGGAAAACCACCAAATCATCAGCCACATAAAAGACTCTGTGATGGAGCTCACAGACACAGGAGCTGTGTCCCCCAGTGGCCACCTGCCATTCAGAAGTGCTAATGGTTCCTGGGTCCTGCCCTTCGACGGCCGCCCCACTTTCCTAGCTGTCAAGCCCCAAGATTGCCAGTTTGCTGCAGGCAGCCGTGGTCAAGCAGATGTTCAG atgcTGGATGTGTACTCCCTCCTCAAGTTTGACAACCCTGATGGTGGAGTGTGGAAACAGGGCTTTGACATTACTTATGACCCCGAAGAGTGGGACAATGAACCACTGCAAGTGTTTGTCGTCCCCCACTCCCACAATGATCCAG GTTGGGTCAAGACTTTTGACAAGTACTTCACAGACCAGACacagcacattttaaacaacATGGTGGTGAAGCTGGCTGAGGATCCTCGCAGGAAGTTCATCTGGTCTGAGATTTCATTCTTCTCCAAGTGGTGGGAGACTGCAGACATACACAAGCAGGAGGCTATGCGCAA ACTGATCCTTGGAGGGCAGCTAGAGATTGTGACAGGAGGCTGGGTGATGACCGATGAAGCCAACGTTCACTACTTTGCCATGATAGACCAGCTCATTGAAGGACATCAGTGGCTGGAGAGAAATCTAG GTGTAACTCCTCGCAGTGGGTGGGCGGTGGACCCTTTCGGTCACAGCGCTACAATGCCGTATCTGCTCAAGAAGGCAAACCTGACCAGCATGCTCGTCCAAAGGATCCACTACTCTGTCAAAAAACACTTTGCCTCCACCCGTAACCTGGAGTTTATGTGGAGGCAGGCCTGGG ACACTGGGTCGAGCACAGACATCTTTTGCCACATGATGCCATTCTACAGCTACGATGTGCCTCACACCTGTGGGCCCGACCCGAAGATCTGCTGCCAGTTCGATTTCAAGAGGTTGCCGGGTGGTCGGATCAACTGTCCCTGGAAAGTGCCACCAAAAACTGTGGTGGAGGCCAATGTGGCCGAGAG GGCAAACCTGCTCCTGGATCAGTACCGTAAAAAGTCCAAACTCTACCGCAGTAAAGTACTTCTGGTCCCTCTGGGAGATGACTTCCGGTATGACAAGGCCCTGGAGTGGGATCAGCAGTACATCAACTATCAGAAGCTGTTTGACTACATGAATTCTCACCCAGAGATGCACGTACaa GCTCAGTTTGGGACTCTCACAGACTACTTCAATGCTGTATACAAAGCACATGGAGTGTCCCAGGGATCCAGACCTGCAGACTACCCCATACTGAGTGGCGATTTCTTTGCCTACGCAGACCGTGAAGACCACTACTGGACTGGCTATTTCACCTCTCGGCCCTTTTACAAGAGCCTGGACCGTGTGATAGAGTCTCACCTCAG GGGGGCAGAGATCCTGTACAGCCTGGCAGTTGCGAATGCTCGGCATGCCGGTATGGAAGGGCGCTACCCTGTGTCAGATTATGCCCTGCTGGTGGATGCGAGACGGTCTGTTGGCCTCTTCCAACATCATGATGCCATCACTGGCACAGCGAAGGAAAACGTTGTCATCGACTACGGCACCAA attACTGCGTTCACTCATCGGTCTGAAGAGGGTAATCATCAATGCTGCTCATTTCCTGGTGATGAAGAACAAAGAGTTTTATCGCTTTTACCAAACGGAGCCCTTCCTAGAGACG GATGACAGGCGCGCTACTCAAGACTCTCTGCCTCAGCGCACTCTAATCGAGCTGGACCCAGCAGGACCGAG GTACCTGGTTCTTTTCAACCCCATCGAGCAGGAGCGACTGTGTGTGGTGACAGTGTTGGTCAACACGGTCAAAGTGCGAGTGCTTACGGAGGACGGACAGACCCTCCCTGTGCAGCTGAGCGCTCAGTGGAGCTCTGCTAGTCAAATGAGTGCGGAGGTGTTTGAG GCGACGTTCATGGTCCGTCTGCCACCTCTGGGTCTGGCCGTGTTCCATCTTTACGAGTCTCCTGACTCGCCCATGACGCTTCGCTCCGACACCCTGCTCAGGCTGTCTGGTCGGGGTGTCACCGCTCGAGCCGCAGACCCACTTCCTGTCCGCTCACAACAGTCCGACCCTCAGACCTTCTACATCAGCAGTCAGTCTCTCACACTGGGCTTTTCTGGAACCACCGGCTTGCTGGAG AGTATCAAGTACAAGGATGATCCGCAGGAAGTGAAGGTTCAGATGCAGTTCATGGTCTACGGTACTCGTCCTTCCAAAGACAAAAGTGGAGCTTACCTCTTCCTACCTGACGGAAAGGCAAAG CCCTACAATCAGAAAGAGCCCCCCGTGGTGCGCGTCGTGGAGGGGCCTCTCTTCTCGGAGGTGGTGGCACACTACCAGCATTTCCAGCAGGCCATTCGCATACACAATGTGCCAG GGGTGGATGGCTTGTCCATAGACATCACCACCATGGTGGACATCAGAGATCAGACCAATAAGGAGCTGGCAATGCGACTGGTCACTGACATCCAGAGTGGAGATGTCTTCTACACAGATCTCAATGGCTTCCAG ATGCAGCCTCGCCGCCACTACCTGAAGCTCCCCCTGCAAGCCAACTTCTACCCAATGCCCAGCCAGGCGTACATCCAGGACAGCCATCACCGCCTCACGCTGCACACAGCTCAGTCTCTGGGCGTCAGCAGCCTGGAGAGCG GCCAGCTTGAAGTGATTATGGACCGGCGGCTGATGCAGGATGACAATCGTGGACTGGGTCAGGGTCTGAAGGACAACAAGAAGACAAGCAATCGCTTCCGACTGCTGCTGGAGAGGAGATCCATGGGCAACAAG ATGATGGACAGTGCAACAAACAGCTTCCCATCCATACTCAGTCACATGACCAATGCATTCCTGAACCGCGATGTCTTGGCGTTGCCCGTCCTGCCCAAAAGACGCGGCATCCCTCCTCTGCAGACCTTCGCCCCTCTCAAGTCCATCCTGCCCTGTGATTTCCACCTGCTGAACCTGCGCAGCATCCAGAGCCAG caggacCCCCACTCTCCATCTCCGTACACAGCCTTGATTCTTCACCGTCTGGCGCTGGACTGTAGCCTGGAGGCTCAGAACCTGGGCTTCAACTGCACCACCACACAGGGACAG cTGAGTGTATCGGGACTGTTCAAGAACCTGGACCTGCAACTGCTCCAGCCGACGTCCCTGACTCTGATGCACTCCAGCACGCCTCTCGCCAACGATTCCACCATCAGCCTGGATCCCATGGAGATCTCCGCCTTCAAGCTCAAGCTGCACTAA
- the man2a2 gene encoding alpha-mannosidase 2x isoform X2 codes for MKLRKQVTVCGGAIFCVAVFSLYLMLDRVQHDPARRQNGGNFPRSQISVLQNRIEQLEQLLEENHQIISHIKDSVMELTDTGAVSPSGHLPFRSANGSWVLPFDGRPTFLAVKPQDCQFAAGSRGQADVQMLDVYSLLKFDNPDGGVWKQGFDITYDPEEWDNEPLQVFVVPHSHNDPGWVKTFDKYFTDQTQHILNNMVVKLAEDPRRKFIWSEISFFSKWWETADIHKQEAMRKLILGGQLEIVTGGWVMTDEANVHYFAMIDQLIEGHQWLERNLGVTPRSGWAVDPFGHSATMPYLLKKANLTSMLVQRIHYSVKKHFASTRNLEFMWRQAWDTGSSTDIFCHMMPFYSYDVPHTCGPDPKICCQFDFKRLPGGRINCPWKVPPKTVVEANVAERANLLLDQYRKKSKLYRSKVLLVPLGDDFRYDKALEWDQQYINYQKLFDYMNSHPEMHVQAQFGTLTDYFNAVYKAHGVSQGSRPADYPILSGDFFAYADREDHYWTGYFTSRPFYKSLDRVIESHLRGAEILYSLAVANARHAGMEGRYPVSDYALLVDARRSVGLFQHHDAITGTAKENVVIDYGTKLLRSLIGLKRVIINAAHFLVMKNKEFYRFYQTEPFLETDDRRATQDSLPQRTLIELDPAGPRYLVLFNPIEQERLCVVTVLVNTVKVRVLTEDGQTLPVQLSAQWSSASQMSAEVFEATFMVRLPPLGLAVFHLYESPDSPMTLRSDTLLRLSGRGVTARAADPLPVRSQQSDPQTFYISSQSLTLGFSGTTGLLESIKYKDDPQEVKVQMQFMVYGTRPSKDKSGAYLFLPDGKAKPYNQKEPPVVRVVEGPLFSEVVAHYQHFQQAIRIHNVPGVDGLSIDITTMVDIRDQTNKELAMRLVTDIQSGDVFYTDLNGFQMQPRRHYLKLPLQANFYPMPSQAYIQDSHHRLTLHTAQSLGVSSLESGQLEVIMDRRLMQDDNRGLGQGLKDNKKTSNRFRLLLERRSMGNKVSKVTFVEAGRALSVFINSFLHVSFITNQHSICLFVILCFPSLLFSTSLPSA; via the exons ATGAAGCTGAGGAAACAGGTGACGGTGTGTGGAGGGGCCATATTCTGTGTGGCTGTATTCTCGCTGTATCTGATGTTGGATCGAGTCCAACATGACCCTGCAAGGCGACAGAATGGCGGGAACTTTCCACGG AGCCAAATCTCAGTTCTGCAGAACCGGATagagcagctggagcagctccTGGAGGAAAACCACCAAATCATCAGCCACATAAAAGACTCTGTGATGGAGCTCACAGACACAGGAGCTGTGTCCCCCAGTGGCCACCTGCCATTCAGAAGTGCTAATGGTTCCTGGGTCCTGCCCTTCGACGGCCGCCCCACTTTCCTAGCTGTCAAGCCCCAAGATTGCCAGTTTGCTGCAGGCAGCCGTGGTCAAGCAGATGTTCAG atgcTGGATGTGTACTCCCTCCTCAAGTTTGACAACCCTGATGGTGGAGTGTGGAAACAGGGCTTTGACATTACTTATGACCCCGAAGAGTGGGACAATGAACCACTGCAAGTGTTTGTCGTCCCCCACTCCCACAATGATCCAG GTTGGGTCAAGACTTTTGACAAGTACTTCACAGACCAGACacagcacattttaaacaacATGGTGGTGAAGCTGGCTGAGGATCCTCGCAGGAAGTTCATCTGGTCTGAGATTTCATTCTTCTCCAAGTGGTGGGAGACTGCAGACATACACAAGCAGGAGGCTATGCGCAA ACTGATCCTTGGAGGGCAGCTAGAGATTGTGACAGGAGGCTGGGTGATGACCGATGAAGCCAACGTTCACTACTTTGCCATGATAGACCAGCTCATTGAAGGACATCAGTGGCTGGAGAGAAATCTAG GTGTAACTCCTCGCAGTGGGTGGGCGGTGGACCCTTTCGGTCACAGCGCTACAATGCCGTATCTGCTCAAGAAGGCAAACCTGACCAGCATGCTCGTCCAAAGGATCCACTACTCTGTCAAAAAACACTTTGCCTCCACCCGTAACCTGGAGTTTATGTGGAGGCAGGCCTGGG ACACTGGGTCGAGCACAGACATCTTTTGCCACATGATGCCATTCTACAGCTACGATGTGCCTCACACCTGTGGGCCCGACCCGAAGATCTGCTGCCAGTTCGATTTCAAGAGGTTGCCGGGTGGTCGGATCAACTGTCCCTGGAAAGTGCCACCAAAAACTGTGGTGGAGGCCAATGTGGCCGAGAG GGCAAACCTGCTCCTGGATCAGTACCGTAAAAAGTCCAAACTCTACCGCAGTAAAGTACTTCTGGTCCCTCTGGGAGATGACTTCCGGTATGACAAGGCCCTGGAGTGGGATCAGCAGTACATCAACTATCAGAAGCTGTTTGACTACATGAATTCTCACCCAGAGATGCACGTACaa GCTCAGTTTGGGACTCTCACAGACTACTTCAATGCTGTATACAAAGCACATGGAGTGTCCCAGGGATCCAGACCTGCAGACTACCCCATACTGAGTGGCGATTTCTTTGCCTACGCAGACCGTGAAGACCACTACTGGACTGGCTATTTCACCTCTCGGCCCTTTTACAAGAGCCTGGACCGTGTGATAGAGTCTCACCTCAG GGGGGCAGAGATCCTGTACAGCCTGGCAGTTGCGAATGCTCGGCATGCCGGTATGGAAGGGCGCTACCCTGTGTCAGATTATGCCCTGCTGGTGGATGCGAGACGGTCTGTTGGCCTCTTCCAACATCATGATGCCATCACTGGCACAGCGAAGGAAAACGTTGTCATCGACTACGGCACCAA attACTGCGTTCACTCATCGGTCTGAAGAGGGTAATCATCAATGCTGCTCATTTCCTGGTGATGAAGAACAAAGAGTTTTATCGCTTTTACCAAACGGAGCCCTTCCTAGAGACG GATGACAGGCGCGCTACTCAAGACTCTCTGCCTCAGCGCACTCTAATCGAGCTGGACCCAGCAGGACCGAG GTACCTGGTTCTTTTCAACCCCATCGAGCAGGAGCGACTGTGTGTGGTGACAGTGTTGGTCAACACGGTCAAAGTGCGAGTGCTTACGGAGGACGGACAGACCCTCCCTGTGCAGCTGAGCGCTCAGTGGAGCTCTGCTAGTCAAATGAGTGCGGAGGTGTTTGAG GCGACGTTCATGGTCCGTCTGCCACCTCTGGGTCTGGCCGTGTTCCATCTTTACGAGTCTCCTGACTCGCCCATGACGCTTCGCTCCGACACCCTGCTCAGGCTGTCTGGTCGGGGTGTCACCGCTCGAGCCGCAGACCCACTTCCTGTCCGCTCACAACAGTCCGACCCTCAGACCTTCTACATCAGCAGTCAGTCTCTCACACTGGGCTTTTCTGGAACCACCGGCTTGCTGGAG AGTATCAAGTACAAGGATGATCCGCAGGAAGTGAAGGTTCAGATGCAGTTCATGGTCTACGGTACTCGTCCTTCCAAAGACAAAAGTGGAGCTTACCTCTTCCTACCTGACGGAAAGGCAAAG CCCTACAATCAGAAAGAGCCCCCCGTGGTGCGCGTCGTGGAGGGGCCTCTCTTCTCGGAGGTGGTGGCACACTACCAGCATTTCCAGCAGGCCATTCGCATACACAATGTGCCAG GGGTGGATGGCTTGTCCATAGACATCACCACCATGGTGGACATCAGAGATCAGACCAATAAGGAGCTGGCAATGCGACTGGTCACTGACATCCAGAGTGGAGATGTCTTCTACACAGATCTCAATGGCTTCCAG ATGCAGCCTCGCCGCCACTACCTGAAGCTCCCCCTGCAAGCCAACTTCTACCCAATGCCCAGCCAGGCGTACATCCAGGACAGCCATCACCGCCTCACGCTGCACACAGCTCAGTCTCTGGGCGTCAGCAGCCTGGAGAGCG GCCAGCTTGAAGTGATTATGGACCGGCGGCTGATGCAGGATGACAATCGTGGACTGGGTCAGGGTCTGAAGGACAACAAGAAGACAAGCAATCGCTTCCGACTGCTGCTGGAGAGGAGATCCATGGGCAACAAGGTCAGTAAGGTGACGTTTGTAGAGGCAGGACGAGCG ctttctgtatttattaactcctttcttcatgtttctttcATTACTAATCAACACtccatctgtctttttgttatcctttgttttccttctcttcttttttccacttcattACCTTCAGCATGA